The Megasphaera stantonii genome includes a window with the following:
- a CDS encoding DUF1934 domain-containing protein: MKPVIVKVKSVQRNEEGEELAIELVSEGKAYKKERTQYIVYEESELTDMEGVTTVIKVLPDGAVMLLRLGKVHQRQEYRKGKVSHSKYETPIGALNVTFRTYECDVQLCEGVGTIHLGYDVDLEGVGSNYTQLTITVQEDNCNGNEGIIETGHC, translated from the coding sequence ATGAAGCCCGTCATCGTAAAGGTAAAGAGCGTTCAGCGCAACGAAGAGGGAGAGGAGCTGGCTATCGAGCTCGTTTCCGAAGGCAAGGCGTATAAAAAAGAACGCACGCAGTACATCGTGTACGAAGAAAGCGAGCTGACCGATATGGAAGGCGTGACGACGGTTATCAAAGTCCTGCCGGACGGCGCGGTCATGCTGCTGCGTCTCGGAAAGGTGCACCAGCGTCAGGAATACCGCAAGGGAAAGGTTTCGCATTCTAAGTATGAAACGCCTATCGGCGCATTGAACGTCACATTCAGAACCTATGAGTGTGACGTTCAGCTATGCGAAGGCGTCGGCACGATTCATCTCGGCTACGATGTCGATTTGGAAGGCGTCGGTTCAAACTATACGCAATTAACGATTACTGTGCAGGAGGATAACTGTAATGGAAATGAAGGAATTATTGAAACAGGGCATTGCTGA
- a CDS encoding putative DNA modification/repair radical SAM protein, which translates to MKWDVMQKKLTILSDAAKYDVSCSSSGSRRENKAGGIGNGAYGGICHTWSADGRCVSLLKILMTNYCIYDCAYCVNRRSHETERAMLSPEEIAELTVEFYRRNYIEGLFLSSGVYRSPDETTELLIRTAKTLREEKNFNGYIHMKGIPGTDPRLIRELGKYVDRMSVNIELPSSAGLKLLAPQKTKENILLPMREIRSGIAERKENRKASRKAPAFVPAGQTTQLIIGATPDSDRTILRLSEALYKQVELKRVYYSAYVPAMTGPNLPALTQPPLLREHRLYQADWLLRYYQFSADEILTDAEPDFDLHLDPKACWALRHPEIFPVEINKASYHMLLRVPGIGVTSARRICAARRSAWLSYDTLRRLGIVLKRAKYFITCRGRFYGESDRPDYIRSRLLDAEQAGRYEPMDLFAGVNS; encoded by the coding sequence ATGAAATGGGACGTTATGCAGAAAAAGCTGACGATTTTGAGCGACGCTGCAAAATACGACGTGTCGTGTTCATCCAGCGGCAGCCGGCGGGAAAATAAAGCTGGTGGAATCGGCAACGGCGCGTACGGCGGCATCTGCCATACCTGGTCGGCCGACGGGCGATGCGTGTCTCTGCTGAAAATCCTCATGACGAATTACTGCATTTACGACTGCGCCTACTGCGTAAACCGCCGCAGCCATGAAACGGAGCGGGCCATGCTGTCGCCTGAGGAAATTGCCGAGCTGACCGTCGAGTTTTATCGGCGCAATTATATTGAAGGATTATTTCTCAGCTCCGGCGTGTACCGCTCGCCCGACGAAACGACGGAGCTGCTGATTCGGACGGCGAAGACGCTGCGGGAAGAAAAGAACTTCAACGGCTATATTCATATGAAAGGCATTCCGGGAACGGATCCGCGCCTCATCCGCGAATTGGGGAAATACGTAGACCGCATGAGCGTCAATATCGAGCTGCCCTCTTCGGCAGGCTTAAAATTGCTGGCGCCGCAGAAGACAAAGGAAAACATCCTCCTTCCCATGCGGGAAATCCGCAGCGGCATTGCCGAACGAAAAGAGAATCGAAAGGCGAGCCGGAAAGCGCCGGCTTTTGTGCCGGCAGGACAGACGACGCAGCTCATCATCGGCGCGACGCCGGACAGCGACCGGACGATTTTGCGGCTCAGCGAGGCCCTGTACAAGCAGGTCGAATTAAAGCGGGTGTATTATTCCGCCTATGTGCCGGCTATGACCGGCCCGAACCTGCCGGCCCTGACGCAGCCTCCCCTGCTGCGGGAGCACCGCTTGTATCAGGCCGACTGGCTGCTGCGGTACTATCAGTTTTCTGCCGATGAAATCCTGACCGACGCCGAGCCGGACTTTGATCTTCATCTGGACCCGAAGGCCTGCTGGGCCCTGCGTCATCCCGAAATATTTCCCGTAGAAATCAATAAGGCGTCGTATCACATGCTGCTCCGCGTTCCCGGCATCGGCGTGACGTCGGCCCGGCGCATCTGTGCGGCCCGCCGGTCGGCGTGGCTGTCCTACGATACGCTGCGCCGCTTAGGCATCGTCCTGAAACGGGCCAAATACTTCATCACCTGCCGGGGACGGTTTTACGGAGAGTCGGACCGGCCGGACTACATCCGCAGCCGCCTCTTGGACGCGGAGCAGGCCGGGCGATATGAACCGATGGATTTATTTGCAGGAGTCAACTCATGA
- a CDS encoding TIGR03915 family putative DNA repair protein: MIYVYDGSFFGYLSAVFDAWHDGLQHTEDICCDGAGDLFGRQQYVPADGVKAKRILDGLQAQCGGKTCHFLYYAFLAEQPQREMKLLQYIRQAFRLKGEFLHHLSEPAVWEVRQWARKTGNERHKLLGLARFQELKGGMLYCPLAPTCCVVPVMAPHFVKRLGSEEWVIHDRRRRIGVYYDRREAVLVDIPKVLQRVDVSEQEEEFAALWKQYYRTIAIADRRNDPLRRQFMPKKYWPYIIEVRDGENSR; encoded by the coding sequence ATGATCTATGTATACGACGGGTCCTTTTTCGGCTATCTGTCCGCCGTGTTCGACGCCTGGCACGACGGGCTGCAGCATACGGAGGACATATGCTGCGACGGAGCGGGCGATTTGTTTGGCCGTCAGCAGTATGTGCCTGCAGACGGCGTGAAAGCGAAGCGCATCCTGGACGGTTTGCAGGCCCAGTGCGGCGGAAAGACGTGCCATTTCCTGTATTACGCCTTTTTAGCGGAACAGCCGCAGCGGGAGATGAAGCTGCTCCAGTATATCCGGCAGGCCTTCCGGCTGAAGGGGGAGTTTTTGCATCATCTGAGCGAGCCCGCTGTATGGGAAGTCCGCCAGTGGGCCCGCAAGACGGGAAATGAACGGCATAAGCTGCTGGGGCTGGCGCGGTTTCAGGAATTGAAGGGCGGCATGCTGTACTGCCCGCTGGCGCCGACGTGCTGCGTCGTGCCGGTCATGGCTCCCCATTTTGTGAAGCGCCTTGGCAGCGAAGAGTGGGTTATCCACGACAGGCGGCGGCGCATAGGCGTATATTACGACCGCCGTGAAGCTGTCTTAGTAGACATTCCCAAGGTACTGCAGCGCGTCGACGTGTCGGAGCAGGAAGAAGAGTTCGCCGCCTTGTGGAAGCAATATTACCGCACCATCGCCATTGCCGACCGGCGGAACGACCCGCTGCGCCGGCAGTTCATGCCGAAAAAATACTGGCCCTATATTATCGAAGTCAGGGACGGGGAGAATTCGCGGTAA